A genomic segment from Lignipirellula cremea encodes:
- a CDS encoding FecR domain-containing protein — protein sequence MNPLHSDLEALFNRVADGIASEVDEQQLGELLRSSPEARFAYRQFMALHSALHWDYVAAAAPESSGMTVTPARRASEGRETTGNGGLPSLARRVGVALAGALTLTLLIAWGWFAVTQTGSKPEAVALLHSADGVRWQAKPLAAGDELRAGQVVRIKEGVAELRFACGATVVLQGPASLQLDSARQVSLPDGAISAVVPPEAVGFTVVTPGLKVVDLGTRFGLKAKAGRGAELHVFQGRVQASLVDVEGKSIQTVTVNESEAVIAEPAAAALSTTAAELDAFAFDASLQRDVGGLIAPAINGGSSWEGWTLQGVSNQLGIYGSGSTTDVYKVYTTVFRFDNHTVSGSAVGSDGFAPGKFSGGAFANGNTILGIGVERVSGSPIAVPTVKFDLDNDSYKAASTAGGEDGQTDISQAHAGDFNTQFHYSKSWTPETLAVFDGHGNVDQLTGNRVGYDYAFRSFAVFNAESNQTTAYQLFFDLDAMQALYGPGNPGVGIGRFGSELTFAINGLGSNHAVVQNLSIVPTKASGR from the coding sequence ATGAACCCGCTGCATTCAGATCTCGAAGCGCTCTTTAATCGCGTGGCCGACGGTATTGCATCGGAAGTGGACGAACAGCAGTTGGGCGAACTGCTGCGTTCCAGCCCAGAGGCTCGGTTCGCTTATCGGCAATTCATGGCGCTGCACTCGGCGCTGCATTGGGATTACGTTGCGGCCGCCGCGCCGGAGAGTTCGGGAATGACGGTGACACCAGCCCGACGCGCCAGCGAGGGACGTGAGACCACGGGAAACGGTGGTCTTCCCTCGCTGGCGCGTCGGGTTGGTGTGGCGCTCGCCGGTGCCTTGACGCTGACATTGTTGATCGCGTGGGGATGGTTTGCGGTCACGCAGACAGGATCGAAGCCGGAAGCGGTCGCCCTGTTGCACTCGGCTGATGGGGTTCGGTGGCAAGCCAAACCGCTGGCGGCCGGCGACGAGTTGCGGGCTGGTCAAGTGGTCCGGATCAAGGAAGGCGTCGCTGAACTACGGTTCGCTTGCGGAGCAACCGTGGTGTTGCAGGGACCCGCCTCATTGCAACTCGATTCAGCGCGTCAGGTCAGCTTGCCGGACGGTGCGATCAGCGCAGTTGTGCCTCCGGAGGCGGTCGGCTTTACCGTCGTCACGCCGGGGCTCAAGGTGGTCGATTTGGGAACCCGCTTTGGCCTGAAAGCCAAGGCAGGCCGCGGGGCTGAATTGCATGTATTTCAAGGCCGCGTGCAGGCGTCGCTGGTTGATGTCGAAGGCAAGTCGATACAAACCGTGACGGTAAACGAATCCGAGGCGGTCATTGCTGAGCCCGCTGCGGCTGCGCTCTCGACTACCGCGGCGGAACTGGATGCGTTCGCTTTTGATGCCTCTTTGCAACGGGACGTGGGCGGTCTGATCGCCCCGGCCATCAACGGTGGAAGCTCGTGGGAAGGCTGGACCTTGCAGGGCGTTTCCAATCAGCTTGGCATCTATGGCTCCGGCTCAACCACGGACGTCTATAAGGTCTACACGACCGTCTTCCGCTTCGACAATCACACGGTGTCTGGCAGCGCGGTGGGGAGCGACGGATTCGCCCCTGGAAAATTTTCGGGCGGTGCGTTTGCCAACGGCAACACCATCCTTGGCATCGGCGTCGAAAGAGTATCCGGCAGCCCCATCGCCGTGCCGACCGTCAAGTTCGACTTGGACAACGACAGTTACAAGGCAGCTTCAACGGCCGGTGGCGAAGACGGCCAAACCGATATTTCCCAGGCGCACGCCGGCGACTTCAACACGCAATTCCATTACAGCAAGAGCTGGACGCCGGAGACGCTGGCGGTCTTTGACGGGCACGGCAACGTCGATCAACTCACGGGCAACCGGGTTGGCTACGACTATGCGTTCCGCTCCTTCGCGGTGTTCAACGCCGAGTCCAATCAGACCACGGCCTACCAATTGTTTTTCGATCTGGATGCGATGCAGGCGCTGTATGGTCCTGGAAATCCCGGCGTGGGCATCGGCCGTTTCGGCAGCGAACTGACCTTTGCGATCAACGGACTGGGCTCGAATCACGCGGTCGTGCAGAATCTTTCCATCGTTCCAACAAAGGCGAGCGGCAGATGA
- a CDS encoding DUF1501 domain-containing protein encodes MNKMKTCYGPASRRSFLKMGVLGVSGLSLAEVMRMQAAAGTTSAAPDTSVIFVWLAGGPPHMETYDMKPDAPEDYRGQFRPISTNVPGIEVCEHLPLHAKCADKYTLIRSIAHTFNDHGGGSKRFMTGRIPATPTGTLNDSPSVISIVNKMREHVDAGVPNCVTMANGGRSNVDTYAQGAAYLGMKYNYFPIGDDPSSPNFAVRNMFLGKTAEERLGDRRQLLSSLDQLKSEVDSSGTMEAMDEFSRKAFGLLTSARMHEAFDLSREPQALRERYGMHAWGQRALMARRLVEAGCSFVTVAMENPYISGVKYPKNGFYNWDSHAVNCDLWTDARHRFPIYDKAITALIEDLHARSLTKKVLLVVTGEFGRSPKISVSQQADGTRYGREHWPQAMSVLVCGGGMRHGQVIGSTNDKGEHPHDRPLTPNDLWATVYKHLGIDQDATITDYTGRPQMLLPFGEPIRELI; translated from the coding sequence ATGAACAAAATGAAAACATGCTACGGCCCGGCTTCTCGCCGGTCGTTTCTCAAGATGGGCGTCTTGGGAGTGAGTGGCCTCAGTTTGGCGGAAGTCATGCGCATGCAGGCCGCGGCCGGCACCACCAGCGCCGCTCCTGATACGTCCGTCATCTTCGTCTGGCTGGCCGGCGGGCCTCCGCACATGGAGACGTACGACATGAAGCCGGACGCTCCGGAGGATTACCGCGGGCAGTTCCGGCCGATTTCCACCAACGTGCCGGGGATCGAAGTCTGCGAACACCTGCCGCTGCATGCCAAATGCGCCGACAAGTACACGCTGATTCGTAGCATCGCCCACACGTTCAACGACCACGGCGGCGGCAGCAAGCGATTCATGACCGGACGCATACCCGCTACGCCGACGGGCACGTTGAACGATTCGCCCTCCGTCATCTCGATAGTCAACAAGATGCGGGAGCACGTCGACGCTGGTGTGCCCAACTGTGTGACGATGGCCAACGGCGGCCGGTCCAACGTCGACACGTATGCCCAAGGCGCGGCATATCTGGGGATGAAATACAACTACTTCCCGATTGGGGACGATCCGAGTTCGCCCAATTTCGCGGTGCGAAACATGTTCCTCGGCAAGACCGCCGAGGAGCGTCTCGGTGACCGCAGACAACTACTCAGCAGCCTCGACCAGTTGAAGAGCGAAGTCGATTCCAGCGGCACGATGGAGGCGATGGACGAATTCAGCCGGAAGGCTTTCGGTCTGTTGACCAGCGCGCGGATGCACGAGGCGTTTGATCTGTCGCGTGAACCGCAAGCACTTCGCGAGCGATACGGGATGCACGCCTGGGGACAGCGGGCGCTGATGGCTCGGCGGCTGGTCGAAGCGGGTTGCAGTTTCGTCACCGTGGCCATGGAAAACCCATATATCTCCGGCGTAAAGTATCCCAAGAACGGTTTTTACAACTGGGATTCGCACGCCGTGAACTGCGATCTGTGGACCGACGCCCGCCACCGTTTTCCGATCTACGACAAAGCGATCACGGCGCTGATCGAAGACCTTCACGCCCGGAGTCTGACGAAAAAGGTGCTGCTCGTCGTCACCGGCGAGTTTGGACGTTCGCCGAAAATCAGCGTGTCTCAACAGGCGGACGGCACCCGCTACGGCCGAGAGCACTGGCCGCAAGCGATGTCCGTGCTGGTCTGCGGTGGCGGCATGCGGCATGGTCAGGTGATCGGCTCGACCAACGACAAAGGCGAACATCCGCACGACCGCCCGCTCACTCCGAACGACCTGTGGGCAACGGTCTACAAGCATCTGGGTATCGACCAGGACGCGACGATCACCGACTACACCGGCCGTCCGCAGATGTTACTGCCGTTTGGAGAACCGATCCGGGAGCTGATTTGA
- a CDS encoding DUF1552 domain-containing protein, which produces MNTNVLNMLTPDDLDRRTCLKGISLGAGAVVLQPFVNALAAEAAGEAPPLRVVFLMQGNGLWPHHVQPKGVDRQQADRLIDLPLAELELPEPIAALEPFKNRLGIIQKLSHKISGGGDHGKHYGALGCFNWRRGPLAQTIDHAIAGAQPSVIPVVGLGVEGSPEAVVVNTVSAIGPKRPQPMICQPDVAFQSLFGSVAEGNVGKVFQARNTLLDWIRSDIKRVERSLPAMDREKLDVYLDTFEQMRTRQDQIATMKDGLKANVPAIDKFNSQLATERFEAQNAIAAAAIASRLTNVVNLDASGVAYYTWKELGVMTDGHAIGHMHPDQPERDKLCIPIRKFHAERIADIARRLDAVKEGNGTVLDNTLIVWMSDSGEEHHGFCAEWPLVTLGNLGGRLKTAGRFLQFPAYQEEAKETANRTVRNFYLALLHAVGDKREQFGELDPKMRAAAQAGPLAEVLA; this is translated from the coding sequence ATGAATACGAATGTGTTGAACATGTTGACCCCCGATGATCTTGACCGTCGCACGTGCCTGAAAGGCATCTCGCTCGGCGCGGGGGCAGTCGTGTTGCAGCCGTTCGTCAACGCCCTGGCGGCCGAGGCGGCCGGCGAGGCTCCACCGCTGCGGGTCGTCTTCTTGATGCAAGGCAACGGGCTTTGGCCACACCACGTGCAGCCCAAAGGAGTCGACCGGCAGCAGGCAGATCGTCTGATCGACCTGCCGCTGGCCGAGTTGGAATTGCCGGAACCGATTGCGGCACTCGAGCCGTTTAAGAATCGGCTGGGGATCATCCAGAAGCTGTCGCACAAGATTTCCGGCGGCGGCGACCACGGCAAGCATTATGGTGCCCTCGGCTGTTTCAATTGGCGGCGCGGTCCGCTCGCGCAGACGATCGACCACGCGATCGCGGGGGCGCAGCCGAGCGTCATACCGGTCGTTGGCCTGGGCGTGGAGGGATCGCCGGAGGCAGTTGTCGTCAACACGGTGTCGGCCATCGGCCCCAAACGCCCGCAGCCGATGATCTGTCAGCCGGACGTGGCGTTTCAGTCGCTGTTCGGCAGCGTGGCGGAAGGCAACGTAGGCAAGGTGTTCCAGGCGCGGAACACACTGCTCGACTGGATTCGCTCCGACATCAAGCGGGTCGAGCGGTCACTGCCCGCGATGGACCGCGAGAAGCTGGACGTCTACCTCGACACCTTCGAACAGATGCGGACGCGGCAGGATCAGATCGCGACGATGAAGGACGGGCTGAAGGCCAACGTGCCGGCGATCGACAAGTTCAACAGCCAGCTCGCGACCGAACGGTTCGAGGCTCAGAACGCGATTGCGGCGGCGGCGATTGCGTCTCGGCTGACGAACGTGGTGAATCTCGATGCGTCGGGCGTCGCGTACTACACCTGGAAGGAACTCGGCGTGATGACCGACGGCCACGCCATCGGCCACATGCATCCGGATCAGCCGGAGCGCGACAAGCTCTGCATCCCGATCCGCAAGTTCCACGCCGAGCGGATCGCCGACATCGCCCGACGGCTCGACGCGGTGAAGGAAGGCAACGGTACGGTGCTCGACAACACGCTGATCGTCTGGATGAGCGATTCGGGGGAAGAGCACCACGGCTTTTGTGCGGAGTGGCCGCTGGTAACGCTGGGCAATCTCGGCGGGCGATTGAAGACGGCCGGGCGGTTCCTGCAATTCCCGGCCTACCAGGAGGAAGCGAAGGAAACAGCGAACCGGACCGTTCGCAATTTTTACCTGGCCTTGCTCCACGCCGTGGGAGACAAGCGAGAGCAGTTCGGCGAGCTGGACCCGAAAATGCGGGCCGCCGCTCAAGCCGGGCCGCTGGCAGAAGTGTTGGCATAG